Genomic segment of Staphylococcus muscae:
TTACAGAAGGCTTGATTTATGGGCAAAAATATTCAAAAGCGGATGCTGAAAAGATCGCTTATGAACTTTTAGACGAAGTGAACTTACGTCAACATGCAAACCACTATCCCATTCAACTCTCTGGTGGGCAAAGTCAACGCATCGGTATCGTACGTGCACTGGCACTGAATCCGAAGTTGCTCTTGTTAGATGAACCGACATCTGCATTAGACCCAGAATCTGTCACAGGCATTCTGTCGCTTATCAAGAAGATTGCGCAACAAGGCATGACGATGACACTCGTTACACATGAAATTCAATTTGCTGAAGCTGTTGCAGATCAAATCATCTTTATTGATCATGGGGAGATTATTGCGCAAGGCTCTCCAGAACAAGTTTTACATAATCGTGAACATCCACGCCTACAACAATTTTTAGAGCGTGTTGATACGAAGCAGGTGATTGTATGATCAAACGCTTGTTCCAATTCTTCTTAGTCGTTGGCCTTGCAACGTTACT
This window contains:
- a CDS encoding amino acid ABC transporter ATP-binding protein, whose protein sequence is MLEVKNLHQKYHEKTVLNNVSFSQPQGTVTAIIGPSGSGKTTLLRTLNALVQPQKGSISINDVTVDFEHTTKQGIKQLRSQSAMVFQNYNLFSNKTALENITEGLIYGQKYSKADAEKIAYELLDEVNLRQHANHYPIQLSGGQSQRIGIVRALALNPKLLLLDEPTSALDPESVTGILSLIKKIAQQGMTMTLVTHEIQFAEAVADQIIFIDHGEIIAQGSPEQVLHNREHPRLQQFLERVDTKQVIV